One Deinococcus grandis DNA window includes the following coding sequences:
- the pdhA gene encoding pyruvate dehydrogenase (acetyl-transferring) E1 component subunit alpha has protein sequence MVQCLAPDGSVVREDLLPDPETRLELYRQMRRARHFDERGWVLYRQGRLGVFPPFGGMEASQVGTAAALTKNDWLFPTYRDTGAALTLGLPIARTLAYWRTSPHGWHMPADLKVLPFYIPIATQYPQAVGAALAERRQGTRNVAMAFIGDGGSSEGDFHEALNFAGALNAPCVFILQNNGWAISVPTRAQTRATDLSRRADGYGIPGVRVDGNDALATYHVTREAVDRARNGGGPTLIETVTYRVKPHTVADDPSRYRSEADTAGWDAKDPVTRLRTHLLTAGLLTEDSEAALLAEIAAEFEAALAEADSYPEPTPAEILDHVFAEPTPQLKKQRAEILAEHAAPNQKEQA, from the coding sequence ATGGTGCAGTGCCTCGCGCCGGACGGCTCGGTCGTCCGCGAGGACCTGCTGCCCGACCCCGAAACGCGCCTGGAACTGTACCGGCAGATGCGCCGCGCCCGGCACTTCGACGAGCGCGGCTGGGTACTGTACCGCCAGGGCCGCCTGGGCGTCTTCCCGCCCTTCGGCGGCATGGAGGCCAGTCAGGTCGGCACCGCCGCCGCGCTGACGAAGAACGACTGGCTGTTCCCCACCTACCGCGACACCGGCGCGGCCCTGACCCTCGGCCTGCCCATTGCTCGCACCCTCGCCTACTGGCGCACGTCACCACACGGGTGGCACATGCCCGCCGACCTGAAGGTCCTGCCGTTCTACATCCCGATCGCCACGCAGTACCCGCAGGCGGTCGGCGCGGCCCTCGCCGAGCGGCGCCAGGGCACCCGCAACGTCGCCATGGCGTTCATCGGGGACGGCGGCAGCAGCGAGGGGGACTTCCACGAGGCCCTGAACTTCGCCGGGGCCCTGAACGCCCCGTGCGTGTTCATCCTCCAGAACAACGGCTGGGCCATCAGCGTCCCCACCCGCGCGCAGACGCGCGCCACCGACCTCAGTCGCCGCGCCGACGGGTACGGCATTCCCGGCGTGCGCGTGGACGGCAACGACGCCCTGGCCACCTACCACGTCACCCGCGAGGCCGTGGACCGTGCCCGCAACGGCGGCGGTCCCACCCTGATCGAGACGGTCACGTACCGCGTCAAGCCGCACACCGTCGCCGACGACCCCAGCCGCTACCGCAGCGAGGCCGACACCGCCGGCTGGGACGCCAAGGATCCCGTCACGCGCCTGCGCACCCACCTCCTGACCGCGGGCCTGCTGACCGAAGACAGCGAGGCCGCGCTGCTCGCCGAGATCGCCGCCGAGTTCGAGGCCGCCCTGGCCGAGGCCGACAGCTACCCCGAACCGACCCCCGCCGAGATCCTCGACCACGTCTTCGCGGAACCCACCCCCCAGCTGAAGAAACAACGCGCGGAGATCCTCGCCGAGCACGCCGCGCCGAACCAGAAGGAGCAGGCATGA
- a CDS encoding DUF1304 domain-containing protein, with the protein MTLIASVLVGLIALLHVYIMVLEMFLWTTPRAMKAFGTTPELAAQTRVMAGNQGLYNGFLAAGLIWGLITGSAAIQLFFLACVAVAGLYGAATANRRILFIQTVPAALAILAVLLAR; encoded by the coding sequence ATGACCCTGATCGCCTCGGTTCTGGTGGGCCTGATCGCCCTGCTGCACGTGTACATCATGGTGCTGGAGATGTTCCTGTGGACCACCCCGCGCGCCATGAAGGCCTTCGGGACCACGCCGGAACTCGCGGCGCAGACCCGCGTCATGGCGGGCAACCAGGGCCTGTACAACGGTTTCCTGGCGGCGGGCCTGATCTGGGGCCTGATCACGGGCTCGGCGGCGATTCAGCTGTTCTTCCTGGCGTGCGTGGCGGTCGCGGGCCTGTACGGCGCGGCCACCGCAAACCGCCGCATCCTGTTCATCCAGACGGTGCCCGCCGCGCTGGCGATCCTGGCGGTGCTGCTGGCGCGATAG
- the gltX gene encoding glutamate--tRNA ligase, producing MSVVTRIAPSPTGDPHVGTAYIGLFNFTLARQGGGKFILRIEDTDRNRYVPDSEKRIFQMMQWLGLRPDESPLQGGPNGPYRQSERFDLYGEYARQLVASGHAYYAFETADELSALREAAQAEGRVIAVPSRELDPAAAQARVDAGEAAVIRLKVPREGETVVNDRLRDPIHFQNREIDDKVLLKADGFPTYHLANVVDDRLMGVTHVVRAEEWITSTPIHVLLYRAFGWDEPVFAHMPLLRNSDKSKISKRKNPTSVEWYQGQGFLPEAMLNFLATMGWTHPDGLEVFDLEEFARVFRLEDVTLGGPVFSQEKLRWYNGKYLREVLTEDEVAKRLHDFLAGQKVDLPLDDYFRSVVRLMTPRIEVFSEFLDKTPYFWSEEYPVTEKAQAAIDGARELLPELAATLKNLPTFDAAAIKAAFAAFAEEKGLKLGKVMPPVRAAVAGTMESPDLPDLLATLGRDRVVARISKLGA from the coding sequence ATGTCTGTTGTGACCCGTATTGCTCCGAGCCCGACCGGTGATCCTCACGTGGGGACCGCGTACATCGGGCTGTTCAATTTCACGCTGGCCCGTCAGGGTGGCGGGAAGTTCATCCTGCGCATCGAGGACACCGACCGGAACCGTTACGTGCCGGACAGTGAGAAGCGCATCTTCCAGATGATGCAGTGGCTGGGCCTGAGGCCGGACGAGTCGCCGCTGCAGGGCGGTCCGAACGGCCCGTACCGTCAGTCGGAGAGGTTTGACCTGTACGGTGAGTACGCGCGTCAGCTGGTGGCGAGCGGGCACGCGTACTACGCGTTCGAGACGGCCGACGAACTGTCGGCGCTGCGCGAGGCGGCGCAGGCGGAGGGCCGCGTGATCGCGGTGCCCAGCCGTGAGCTGGACCCGGCGGCGGCGCAGGCGAGGGTGGACGCGGGCGAGGCGGCCGTGATCCGCCTGAAGGTCCCGCGTGAGGGTGAGACGGTCGTGAATGACCGGCTGCGCGACCCGATTCACTTCCAGAACCGCGAGATCGACGACAAGGTGCTCCTGAAAGCGGACGGGTTCCCCACGTACCACCTGGCGAACGTGGTGGATGACCGCCTGATGGGCGTGACGCACGTGGTGCGCGCCGAGGAGTGGATCACGAGCACGCCCATTCATGTGCTGCTGTACCGCGCGTTCGGGTGGGATGAGCCGGTGTTCGCGCACATGCCGCTGCTGCGCAACTCGGACAAGTCGAAGATCAGCAAGCGCAAGAACCCCACGAGCGTCGAGTGGTACCAGGGGCAGGGCTTCCTGCCGGAGGCGATGCTGAACTTCCTGGCGACGATGGGCTGGACGCACCCGGACGGCCTGGAGGTGTTCGACCTGGAGGAATTCGCGCGGGTGTTCCGGCTGGAGGACGTGACGCTGGGCGGCCCGGTGTTCAGTCAGGAGAAGCTCCGCTGGTACAACGGCAAGTACCTGCGCGAGGTGCTGACCGAGGACGAGGTCGCCAAGCGCCTGCACGACTTCCTGGCGGGCCAGAAGGTGGACCTCCCCCTGGATGACTACTTCCGTTCGGTGGTGCGCCTGATGACGCCCCGCATCGAGGTCTTCAGCGAGTTCCTCGACAAGACGCCTTACTTCTGGTCCGAGGAGTACCCGGTGACCGAGAAGGCGCAGGCGGCGATCGACGGCGCGCGGGAGCTGCTGCCCGAGCTGGCCGCCACGCTGAAGAACCTGCCGACCTTCGACGCGGCGGCCATCAAGGCGGCCTTTGCGGCGTTCGCCGAGGAGAAGGGCCTGAAGCTCGGGAAGGTCATGCCGCCCGTGCGCGCGGCGGTCGCCGGGACGATGGAGAGCCCGGACCTGCCGGACCTGCTCGCCACGCTGGGCCGTGACCGGGTAGTCGCCCGGATCAGTAAGCTGGGCGCATGA
- a CDS encoding ATP-binding protein, protein MTVTAKARTLGELLQTEGYAGRAPFDGKIRLVQDEVRDNLTRKLRSGEELFPGVVGYDDTVIPQLVNALLARQNFILLGLRGQAKSRILRAITELLDAEVPVIAGVDMPDDVLNPVGAEGRALLEAHGLDLPIRWLPRAERYVEKLATPDVTVADLIGDVDPIKAARLGTSLGDVRSMHFGLLPRANRGIFAVNELADLAPKVQVALFNILQEGDVQIKGYPIRLELDVMLVFSANPEDYTARGKIVTPLKDRIGSEIRTHYPTDVRLGMDITAQEAVRSGDVTVPEFIAELVEEIAFQAREDGRVDKLSGVSQRLPISLMEVAAANAERRSLTQGDDAVVRVSDVYAGLPAITGKMELEYEGELKGADNVARDVIRKAAGAVYARRHGSANTRELEKWFEAGNVFRFPQGGDSAAALKATAEVPGLSDLAAEVAASSVDAVRVSAAEFILEGLYGRKKLSRAEELYAAPEPETRQQRGGRWN, encoded by the coding sequence ATGACCGTGACTGCGAAGGCGAGGACGTTGGGAGAGCTGCTTCAGACCGAAGGGTACGCCGGGCGCGCGCCGTTCGACGGGAAGATCCGCCTGGTGCAGGACGAGGTGCGGGACAACCTGACCCGCAAGCTGCGGAGTGGCGAGGAACTGTTCCCGGGTGTGGTGGGGTACGACGACACGGTGATTCCGCAGCTGGTGAACGCGCTGCTGGCGCGGCAGAACTTCATCCTGCTGGGGCTGCGCGGGCAGGCGAAGAGCCGCATCCTGCGCGCGATCACCGAACTGCTGGATGCCGAGGTGCCGGTCATCGCGGGCGTGGACATGCCGGACGACGTGCTGAACCCCGTGGGTGCCGAGGGCCGCGCGCTGCTGGAGGCGCATGGTCTGGACCTGCCGATCCGCTGGCTGCCGCGCGCGGAGCGGTACGTGGAGAAACTGGCGACGCCGGACGTGACGGTCGCGGACCTGATCGGGGACGTGGACCCGATCAAGGCGGCGCGCCTGGGCACCAGCCTGGGTGACGTGCGCTCCATGCACTTCGGGCTGCTGCCCCGCGCGAACCGCGGGATCTTCGCCGTGAACGAACTGGCGGACCTGGCGCCGAAGGTGCAGGTGGCGCTGTTCAACATCCTTCAGGAGGGGGACGTGCAGATCAAGGGGTACCCCATCCGCCTGGAGCTGGACGTGATGCTGGTCTTTTCCGCGAACCCCGAGGATTACACGGCGCGCGGGAAGATCGTCACGCCGCTGAAGGACCGCATCGGGTCAGAGATCCGCACGCACTACCCGACCGACGTGCGCCTGGGCATGGACATCACCGCGCAGGAGGCCGTGCGCAGCGGCGACGTGACCGTGCCGGAGTTCATCGCGGAACTCGTAGAAGAAATTGCCTTCCAGGCGCGCGAGGACGGCCGCGTGGACAAGCTGAGCGGCGTGTCGCAGCGCCTCCCGATCTCGCTGATGGAGGTCGCCGCCGCGAACGCCGAACGCCGCAGCCTCACGCAGGGCGACGACGCGGTCGTGCGCGTCAGTGACGTGTACGCGGGCCTCCCGGCGATCACCGGGAAGATGGAACTGGAGTACGAGGGTGAACTCAAGGGCGCGGACAACGTCGCCCGGGACGTGATCCGCAAGGCGGCCGGGGCCGTGTACGCCCGCCGCCACGGCAGCGCGAACACCCGTGAACTGGAAAAATGGTTCGAGGCCGGGAACGTGTTCCGCTTCCCGCAGGGTGGGGACAGCGCCGCCGCCCTGAAAGCCACGGCGGAGGTGCCGGGCCTGAGCGACCTGGCCGCCGAGGTCGCCGCGAGCAGCGTGGACGCCGTGCGCGTCTCCGCCGCCGAGTTCATCCTGGAGGGCCTGTACGGCCGCAAGAAACTGTCCCGCGCGGAGGAACTGTACGCCGCGCCGGAACCCGAAACGCGCCAGCAGCGCGGCGGCCGCTGGAACTGA